A genomic window from Cyanobacteria bacterium FACHB-DQ100 includes:
- a CDS encoding caspase family protein — MSNYWAIAIGINHYQFLQPLHFAQPDAQSLCENLVGDAGFLPEHCLLLTDTSPELFEHSTDPTSANLLHWLAVLKDKLQPEEGLWYYFSGYSICTDGEDYLLPIDGDPTRVQETGISVRSLFQTLRSLPTQKILVLLDINRSASVSNEKVGTQTIALARESGIPTFLSCRPEQFSHEAPAHNHGLFTQALIEGLRSHQCSTLSALEEFLKARLPELCDHNDRPIQDPVLVVSDPQQLYQVIMPVNWAETESWVAASSNPFAIQDDLYLSADGDPSFYNFAAQPTIMGATAGDIPPHADLPEQFILDPVEIEPDPVPDLSLPEAPTQSDPDPIPPLPPEEPQYNQMFWERLIFGGSAILLILLLGVLFRNWSAFTGGQQTAKTEASPQAIASPSASANPATNSSAQTLNEARSLIKPTLASDASKAIDRAREIPPSDPLYAQAQQDIDRWSRNILDIARQRAAQKQFQQAIAAAQLVPKDRPQVYAEAQKAIQQWKRIR, encoded by the coding sequence ATGAGCAACTATTGGGCGATCGCTATCGGAATCAATCACTACCAGTTCCTTCAACCCCTTCATTTTGCCCAACCAGATGCCCAATCTCTCTGTGAAAATCTGGTCGGTGATGCTGGTTTTTTACCCGAACATTGTTTGTTGCTTACCGATACTTCACCGGAATTGTTCGAGCATTCCACCGATCCCACCTCCGCAAATTTACTGCATTGGTTAGCCGTTCTTAAAGATAAGCTCCAGCCTGAAGAGGGTCTGTGGTATTACTTCAGCGGCTACAGTATTTGTACAGATGGCGAAGATTATTTGCTTCCGATCGATGGCGATCCGACTCGCGTTCAAGAAACAGGAATATCAGTCCGATCGCTGTTTCAAACCTTGCGATCGCTCCCCACTCAAAAGATTCTGGTATTGCTCGATATCAATCGTTCGGCATCCGTTTCCAACGAAAAAGTTGGAACACAAACCATCGCGCTGGCGCGTGAATCGGGTATTCCGACGTTTTTATCTTGTCGTCCTGAGCAGTTTTCTCACGAAGCACCCGCCCACAATCACGGCTTATTTACTCAGGCATTGATCGAAGGATTGCGATCGCATCAATGCTCTACGTTGTCTGCTTTAGAAGAGTTCCTCAAGGCGCGTCTGCCGGAATTGTGCGATCACAACGATCGACCCATTCAAGATCCAGTGCTAGTCGTCTCCGACCCACAGCAGCTTTATCAAGTCATCATGCCTGTAAACTGGGCGGAAACAGAATCCTGGGTAGCGGCATCCTCAAATCCATTTGCCATCCAGGATGATTTATATCTGAGCGCAGACGGCGATCCGTCATTCTATAATTTCGCGGCTCAACCGACGATCATGGGTGCAACCGCAGGAGATATACCGCCCCACGCAGATCTTCCAGAACAATTTATCCTTGATCCAGTTGAAATCGAGCCAGACCCCGTACCCGACCTGAGCTTGCCTGAAGCCCCAACTCAATCTGATCCAGACCCAATTCCACCTTTACCCCCTGAAGAACCTCAGTACAATCAGATGTTTTGGGAGCGGCTAATCTTTGGCGGAAGTGCAATTCTGCTGATCTTGCTGCTCGGTGTGTTGTTCCGCAACTGGTCAGCCTTTACGGGAGGTCAGCAGACTGCAAAAACTGAGGCTTCTCCCCAAGCGATCGCCTCTCCAAGCGCATCCGCCAATCCAGCGACAAACTCCTCCGCGCAAACCCTGAACGAAGCTCGATCGCTGATCAAGCCCACCCTCGCGTCTGATGCCAGTAAAGCCATCGATCGCGCCCGTGAAATTCCCCCTAGTGATCCGCTTTACGCTCAAGCACAGCAAGATATCGATCGCTGGAGCCGTAACATTCTCGACATCGCCCGCCAACGTGCCGCCCAGAAGCAGTTCCAGCAAGCGATCGCCGCTGCGCAACTCGTTCCCAAAGATCGCCCTCAAGTGTACGCCGAAGCACAAAAAGCCATTCAGCAATGGAAAAGAATTCGATAG
- a CDS encoding BolA/IbaG family iron-sulfur metabolism protein: MISPDQVEAMIKAGVPDAQVTAVSPDGEHFEVTVISPAFAGKRRVQQHQLVYGAVQQAMASEAIHALSLNTYTPEEWATKN; the protein is encoded by the coding sequence ATGATTAGCCCGGATCAAGTTGAGGCAATGATCAAAGCAGGAGTGCCGGATGCCCAAGTTACAGCGGTCAGCCCAGATGGTGAACATTTTGAGGTGACGGTAATTTCCCCGGCATTTGCTGGAAAGCGGCGAGTTCAACAGCACCAACTGGTTTATGGTGCGGTTCAGCAAGCGATGGCATCCGAGGCAATTCATGCACTTTCACTGAATACCTACACGCCCGAAGAATGGGCAACGAAAAACTGA
- the grxD gene encoding Grx4 family monothiol glutaredoxin, which produces MTTDVQDRIKTLLTNNKIVVFMKGSKLMPMCGFSNNVVQILNTLGVPYETVDVLEDYEIRQGIKDFSNWPTIPQVYINGEFIGGSDIMIEMYQKGELQQLVEVALAS; this is translated from the coding sequence ATGACTACCGACGTTCAAGATCGAATCAAAACCCTCCTGACTAACAACAAAATCGTTGTGTTCATGAAGGGCAGTAAATTAATGCCAATGTGCGGCTTTTCTAATAATGTCGTGCAAATTCTCAACACTCTCGGTGTTCCGTATGAAACCGTAGACGTGCTGGAAGATTACGAGATCCGCCAAGGTATCAAAGATTTCTCGAACTGGCCCACCATTCCCCAGGTGTATATCAATGGGGAATTTATCGGCGGCTCGGACATCATGATCGAAATGTATCAGAAAGGCGAACTGCAACAACTCGTCGAAGTTGCCCTTGCCTCCTAA
- a CDS encoding winged helix-turn-helix domain-containing protein encodes MGAIHIQIVEGNPHLRSLLGWHLQQTGYQVHQSADLHQAREVFLIRQPNLVILDSEMPLGDSLEFCRWLQQQQCLILMLSARTAESDIVEGLRSGADDYLTKPFGMQEFLARVEALMRRQRVAAPPINLDFGDLKIDLVHRRVRFKGELIELTPQEFSLLYVLAQAGGAALSRAELLQRAWPDEIDNPRTVDTHVLSLRKKVEIDPRQPNLIQTVRNVGYRLNLEVLKAVPPAQNGHMARKPAAPMPRMASAPRPRL; translated from the coding sequence GTGGGAGCCATTCACATACAAATCGTTGAGGGAAATCCGCACCTGCGATCGCTGCTAGGATGGCATCTTCAGCAGACGGGCTACCAAGTGCATCAATCCGCTGATCTGCACCAAGCGCGAGAAGTTTTTTTAATTCGCCAACCGAATCTGGTGATCCTCGATTCTGAGATGCCTTTAGGTGACAGCCTGGAATTTTGCCGCTGGCTTCAGCAGCAACAGTGTTTAATTTTGATGCTCTCTGCACGGACAGCCGAATCTGATATTGTCGAAGGTCTGCGATCGGGCGCGGATGACTACCTGACTAAACCTTTTGGAATGCAAGAGTTCCTTGCCCGAGTAGAAGCACTGATGCGCCGACAACGAGTCGCGGCACCCCCGATCAACCTCGATTTTGGCGATTTGAAGATCGATTTAGTGCATCGACGAGTGCGATTCAAAGGCGAACTGATCGAACTCACGCCGCAAGAATTTAGCTTGCTCTATGTCCTAGCGCAGGCGGGTGGAGCGGCGCTGAGCCGGGCTGAACTTCTACAACGCGCTTGGCCCGATGAGATCGATAACCCTCGGACTGTGGATACTCATGTGCTCTCACTGAGGAAAAAAGTTGAAATCGATCCGCGTCAGCCGAATCTAATTCAAACCGTTCGTAATGTCGGCTATCGGCTCAACCTGGAAGTTTTGAAGGCGGTTCCGCCTGCTCAGAATGGTCATATGGCGCGGAAACCGGCGGCTCCGATGCCCCGGATGGCTTCGGCTCCCCGTCCGCGCCTCTAG
- a CDS encoding carbon-nitrogen hydrolase family protein — protein MKSYLAAAVQMNSLPDLHKNLAQAEELIDLAVRRGAELIGLPENFSFLGDEEAKLAQAETIALESEKFLKMMAQRFQVTILGGGYPVPVEQGRVYNTALLVAPNGQELARYQKVHLFDVNLPDGNTYRESATVVAGTRVPPIHPSKELGSIGLSVCYDVRFPELYRQMTQMGAEVLFVPAAFTAHTGKDHWQVLLQARAIENTCYVIAPAQTGRHNSLRQSHGHAMIIDPWGVILADAGEMPGVAIAEIIPGRLEQVRRQMPSLQHRVFL, from the coding sequence ATGAAGTCTTACTTAGCTGCCGCTGTACAAATGAATAGCTTGCCTGATCTGCACAAGAATCTGGCACAAGCAGAAGAATTGATTGATCTGGCGGTTCGCCGGGGCGCAGAGTTAATTGGTTTGCCCGAAAATTTCTCGTTTTTGGGGGACGAAGAAGCCAAGCTTGCCCAGGCGGAAACGATCGCGCTTGAGAGTGAGAAATTCCTCAAGATGATGGCGCAACGCTTTCAGGTGACGATTTTGGGCGGTGGCTATCCGGTTCCGGTGGAGCAAGGCAGGGTTTACAACACAGCCCTGTTGGTGGCTCCGAATGGTCAAGAACTTGCCCGCTATCAGAAGGTGCACCTGTTTGACGTGAATCTCCCCGATGGCAATACTTACCGCGAGTCGGCAACCGTGGTAGCCGGAACGCGAGTGCCGCCAATCCACCCGTCGAAAGAGCTGGGCAGTATTGGCCTGTCGGTGTGTTACGACGTGCGATTTCCTGAACTGTATCGCCAGATGACTCAGATGGGCGCAGAGGTGTTGTTTGTTCCAGCTGCGTTTACGGCGCATACCGGGAAGGATCACTGGCAGGTGTTGTTACAGGCAAGAGCGATCGAGAATACGTGCTATGTAATTGCGCCTGCTCAAACTGGACGACACAATTCGCTGCGGCAGTCTCACGGGCACGCGATGATTATCGATCCGTGGGGTGTGATTTTGGCGGATGCCGGAGAAATGCCGGGAGTGGCGATCGCGGAAATCATTCCAGGGCGATTAGAGCAAGTCCGGCGACAAATGCCGTCACTGCAACATCGGGTGTTTCTTTAG